One window of Chloroflexota bacterium genomic DNA carries:
- a CDS encoding 4Fe-4S dicluster domain-containing protein has product MTATRWQRARQITQIASVILFFLLAFLTYRGAESLVPLDLYLRVNPLVAFAAMMATRAFIATMALAMVALALGFVVGRAWCGWLCPLGALLDWTTPKTWKVSTLRAFQVSPNIKFILLLVIFFAALMGNLTFLILDPITILNRTFSGAALPALNALILGIETLLTPIAPLAPIVDFIEQNFRGTVLPAQQTTYGLGILFALVFVGIVALNWVASRFWCRYLCPLGAVYALQAKISWLRPRAVKECSHCAACMKACPTGAITVTKQGFTVDSAECVACMDCVSACPESVIGFRPPTADRRPQISGGQPSAVGGRALSRRQFIASAATAVTSVALFRAAPSAQRDDAFLVRPPGARENHFLEKCIRCAECVKVCPTGGLQPSLFEAGIEGFWTPLLVSRLGYCDFSCNACGQICPTGAIPPLALDAKRATVIGHAYIDENRCIPWASYNRCVVCEEMCPVPEKAIRLDEVDVIAPDGARVHLQRPRVIHTLCIGCGICEYQCPLVGPAAIRVYAPTVFPSRA; this is encoded by the coding sequence GTGACCGCAACTCGCTGGCAACGCGCACGACAAATCACACAAATCGCAAGCGTCATTCTGTTTTTTCTGCTCGCGTTTCTCACGTATCGCGGCGCAGAGTCGCTGGTTCCACTTGATCTGTACTTGCGCGTCAATCCGCTCGTCGCGTTCGCGGCGATGATGGCGACGCGCGCGTTCATCGCGACGATGGCGCTCGCGATGGTCGCGCTTGCGCTCGGCTTTGTCGTCGGGCGCGCGTGGTGTGGTTGGCTCTGCCCGCTCGGCGCGCTCCTCGATTGGACAACACCAAAAACCTGGAAGGTTTCCACGCTTCGCGCCTTCCAGGTTTCTCCCAACATCAAATTCATTTTACTCCTCGTCATTTTCTTTGCCGCGCTGATGGGCAATCTCACCTTCCTCATTCTCGACCCGATCACGATTCTCAATCGCACGTTTAGCGGCGCGGCGTTGCCTGCGCTCAACGCATTGATCCTGGGTATCGAAACACTCTTGACGCCGATTGCGCCGCTCGCGCCCATCGTGGATTTTATCGAGCAGAATTTTCGCGGCACGGTGTTGCCCGCGCAACAAACGACGTACGGGCTAGGCATTTTGTTCGCGCTCGTGTTCGTCGGCATCGTCGCGCTAAACTGGGTCGCGTCGCGCTTTTGGTGTCGCTACTTGTGTCCGCTCGGCGCGGTGTACGCATTGCAAGCGAAAATTTCCTGGCTGCGTCCACGCGCGGTGAAAGAATGCAGTCACTGTGCCGCGTGTATGAAGGCGTGTCCGACCGGCGCGATCACGGTCACGAAGCAAGGTTTCACGGTTGATTCGGCGGAGTGTGTCGCGTGTATGGATTGCGTTTCAGCGTGTCCTGAATCGGTGATTGGTTTCCGACCGCCGACCGCCGACCGCCGACCGCAAATTAGCGGCGGTCAGCCGTCAGCCGTCGGCGGTCGAGCACTCTCGCGTCGCCAATTCATCGCGAGCGCGGCAACCGCGGTGACCTCGGTCGCATTGTTCCGCGCCGCGCCGAGCGCGCAACGTGATGACGCGTTTCTCGTGCGACCGCCTGGCGCGCGCGAAAATCATTTCCTCGAAAAATGTATTCGCTGCGCCGAGTGCGTCAAGGTGTGCCCGACCGGCGGACTGCAACCCAGTTTGTTCGAAGCCGGGATCGAAGGATTCTGGACGCCGCTTCTCGTCTCGCGCCTGGGTTATTGCGATTTCTCGTGCAACGCGTGCGGACAGATTTGTCCAACCGGCGCGATTCCGCCGCTCGCGCTCGACGCGAAACGCGCGACGGTCATCGGGCACGCGTACATTGACGAGAATCGCTGCATTCCCTGGGCGAGTTACAATCGCTGTGTCGTCTGCGAAGAAATGTGTCCCGTGCCGGAAAAAGCGATTCGGCTCGACGAGGTTGATGTTATCGCGCCGGACGGCGCGCGCGTGCATCTGCAACGCCCGCGCGTGATTCACACCTTGTGTATCGGGTGCGGCATCTGCGAGTACCAATGCCCGCTCGTCGGTCCCGCGGCGATTCGGGTGTACGCGCCGACCGTGTTCCCCTCGCGCGCGTGA
- a CDS encoding M20/M25/M40 family metallo-hydrolase: MSEKLDSFLKTHLDEYIAETARLCAQPSISAKGEGTHECANLIVATLEKHGYRVQKFATPGNPIIVGHADGALRRTLLFYNHYDVQPPEPLELWTTPPFEPTIRDGALYARGAKDDKGEFVARLMAVDAVRAARDGKLPCGVTFVVEGEEEIGSPHIAEFVRDHTELLQSHGAIWEEGGMDPEGRPEIGLGRRGVLSVELSVESMTRDAHSGSAHILPNAAWRLTWALASLKHRDERIRIPGFYDHVQPPSATDLKLLDVLPQHEEWARKSFGVKEFVRGARGKALNRAVFEPTCNIQGITAGYQGAGNKTVIPARASAKIDFRLVPDQSPDDVFAKLREHLDKQGFDDVRAEWLGAMWPCKVSPDDPFVHLTARTGEEIYGVPTVLNPMGGGSSPMYAFAKPLDIPIVTCGVGYANNRTHAPDEHVRLVDFLNAARHIARIFNGFADL; this comes from the coding sequence ATGTCAGAAAAACTTGATTCGTTTTTGAAGACGCACTTGGATGAGTACATCGCGGAAACGGCGCGCCTGTGCGCGCAACCCAGCATTTCGGCGAAGGGCGAAGGCACGCACGAATGCGCGAATCTGATTGTCGCGACATTGGAAAAGCATGGTTATCGTGTGCAGAAATTCGCGACGCCCGGCAATCCGATCATCGTCGGTCACGCGGATGGCGCGTTGCGCCGCACGTTATTGTTCTACAATCACTATGACGTGCAACCGCCAGAGCCGCTCGAACTGTGGACGACGCCGCCCTTCGAGCCGACGATTCGCGATGGCGCGTTATACGCGCGCGGCGCGAAAGACGACAAGGGCGAGTTCGTCGCGCGATTGATGGCGGTGGACGCGGTGCGCGCGGCGCGCGATGGCAAATTGCCCTGCGGCGTCACGTTCGTCGTCGAAGGCGAAGAGGAAATCGGCAGTCCGCACATCGCGGAATTTGTGCGCGACCATACCGAGCTTTTGCAATCGCACGGCGCGATTTGGGAAGAGGGCGGCATGGATCCGGAGGGACGACCGGAAATTGGACTGGGTCGGCGCGGCGTCTTGTCGGTCGAGCTGTCGGTCGAATCCATGACACGCGACGCGCACTCGGGTAGCGCGCACATTTTGCCGAATGCGGCGTGGCGTTTGACGTGGGCGCTCGCGTCGCTCAAACATCGCGATGAGCGCATTCGCATTCCCGGCTTTTACGATCACGTGCAACCACCGAGCGCGACCGATCTGAAATTACTCGACGTGCTGCCGCAACACGAAGAGTGGGCGCGCAAATCATTTGGCGTCAAGGAATTCGTGCGCGGCGCGCGCGGCAAGGCGCTCAATCGCGCCGTGTTCGAGCCGACGTGCAACATTCAAGGCATCACCGCCGGGTATCAAGGCGCAGGCAACAAGACCGTCATTCCCGCGCGCGCGTCGGCGAAGATTGATTTTCGACTCGTGCCCGATCAAAGCCCCGATGATGTTTTCGCCAAACTGCGCGAGCATCTCGACAAGCAAGGTTTCGACGATGTGCGCGCGGAATGGCTCGGCGCGATGTGGCCCTGCAAAGTGTCGCCCGACGATCCGTTCGTCCATCTCACCGCGCGCACTGGCGAAGAAATTTACGGCGTGCCGACCGTGCTCAATCCGATGGGCGGCGGCAGTAGTCCGATGTACGCGTTTGCGAAACCGCTCGACATTCCTATCGTCACGTGCGGCGTGGGATACGCGAACAATCGCACGCACGCGCCGGACGAACACGTGCGCCTCGTAGATTTTCTGAACGCGGCGCGTCACATCGCGCGCATTTTCAACGGGTTCGCCGATTTGTAA
- a CDS encoding divergent PAP2 family protein, whose protein sequence is MRRAARCRRTAHQRTRAARRDCFRTRFRRGQRVNDLLANRIAQATFIPWAIAQILKVIVELLWHHKLNLRLLTSAGGMPSSHSATVCALATAVAIQEGTGSSLFAVAFVLAVIVMYDAAGVRRAASIQARILNQIIDELFQGHPISETHLRELLGHTPIEVVAGAALGIAGAWWWLTRA, encoded by the coding sequence ATGCGGCGCGCTGCTCGATGCCGCCGAACTGCGCATCAAAGAACTCGTGCCGCGCGGCGAGACTGTTTCCGCACAAGATTTCGACGAGGACAACGCGTGAACGATCTTCTCGCCAACCGCATCGCGCAAGCCACGTTCATTCCCTGGGCAATCGCGCAAATCCTCAAAGTCATCGTCGAATTATTGTGGCATCATAAATTGAATTTACGTTTGCTGACGAGTGCCGGCGGTATGCCTTCGTCCCATTCGGCGACGGTGTGCGCGCTCGCGACAGCCGTCGCGATCCAAGAAGGCACCGGGTCGAGTCTGTTCGCGGTCGCGTTCGTCCTCGCCGTCATCGTGATGTACGACGCGGCGGGCGTGCGTCGCGCCGCGAGTATTCAAGCGCGCATCCTCAATCAAATCATTGACGAGCTATTTCAAGGACACCCCATCAGCGAAACGCACTTGCGCGAATTGTTGGGACACACACCCATCGAAGTCGTCGCCGGTGCGGCGCTCGGAATCGCCGGTGCGTGGTGGTGGCTGACGCGCGCGTAA
- the xseB gene encoding exodeoxyribonuclease VII small subunit, which translates to MPKSKEKSESFENLFSELETTIAKLEAGDLPLDESLALFQRGMELAKQCGALLDAAELRIKELVPRGETVSAQDFDEDNA; encoded by the coding sequence ATGCCAAAATCAAAAGAGAAATCCGAATCCTTTGAAAATCTTTTTTCCGAACTCGAAACGACGATCGCGAAACTCGAAGCCGGCGATTTGCCGCTCGACGAATCGCTCGCGCTGTTTCAGCGCGGGATGGAACTCGCCAAGCAATGCGGCGCGCTGCTCGATGCCGCCGAACTGCGCATCAAAGAACTCGTGCCGCGCGGCGAGACTGTTTCCGCACAAGATTTCGACGAGGACAACGCGTGA
- a CDS encoding FAD binding domain-containing protein — translation MWDTYITATSIEHALDLLAQHGNNARLINGGTDLILEIERKARAPKVVIDVSRIPKLDEIRFEDGTFHLGASVTHNQVVADARLRAHAYPLVRACWEVGAPQIRNRGTVAGNLITASPANDTITPLRALGAWVTLESKGRGKRELDLEEFMRGVRKTALEPDEMLTAISFPALKQNEFGTFIKLGLRRAQAISVVNVAVVLGFRNSKFETRNSPLESVWITLGSVAPTIVAATDAQQFLIGKTLDDETIEQAARLAMNAARPIDDIRGTADYRREMVRVLVARALRQLRDGAEREDSPEQPVMLWGKTEGKFKIRNSKFAAQANSEFRITNSDTIETVVNGKAHTIENASDKTLLRLLREDLGLPGTKEGCAEGECGACAVFLDGIAVMSCLVPAARAHGAEIVTIEGLPRDGKLHPVQRAFIETGAVQCGYCTPGFIMSGAALLDEIAQPTREEIQHALTGNLCRCTGYYKIIEAIEQAATQ, via the coding sequence ATGTGGGACACATACATCACCGCGACATCCATTGAACACGCGCTTGACCTGCTCGCACAGCACGGCAACAACGCGCGGCTCATCAACGGCGGCACGGATTTGATTTTGGAAATCGAACGCAAGGCGCGCGCGCCCAAGGTTGTGATTGATGTCAGTCGAATTCCGAAACTGGACGAAATCCGCTTCGAGGACGGCACGTTTCATCTTGGCGCGAGCGTCACGCACAATCAAGTCGTCGCCGATGCGCGCTTGCGCGCACACGCGTACCCGCTCGTGCGCGCGTGCTGGGAAGTGGGTGCGCCGCAGATTCGCAATCGCGGGACGGTCGCTGGCAACCTCATCACCGCGTCGCCGGCGAACGATACGATCACGCCGTTGCGCGCGCTCGGCGCATGGGTGACGCTGGAAAGCAAGGGGCGCGGCAAACGCGAGCTGGACCTCGAAGAATTTATGCGCGGCGTCCGCAAGACTGCGCTCGAACCGGATGAAATGCTCACCGCGATTTCGTTCCCCGCGCTCAAGCAAAACGAATTCGGCACGTTCATCAAACTGGGTCTGCGCCGCGCACAAGCGATTTCGGTGGTCAATGTTGCGGTCGTGTTGGGATTTCGAAATTCGAAATTCGAAACTCGAAATTCACCGCTTGAATCGGTTTGGATTACATTAGGGTCTGTCGCGCCGACGATTGTCGCGGCGACCGACGCGCAGCAATTCCTCATCGGCAAAACGCTCGACGACGAAACGATCGAGCAAGCCGCGCGTCTCGCGATGAATGCCGCGCGACCGATTGACGACATTCGCGGCACCGCCGATTATCGCCGCGAAATGGTGCGCGTCCTCGTCGCGCGCGCGCTGCGCCAACTACGCGACGGCGCCGAGCGCGAAGATAGTCCAGAACAACCGGTGATGTTGTGGGGAAAAACGGAAGGCAAATTCAAAATTCGTAATTCGAAATTCGCCGCGCAAGCAAATTCCGAATTTCGAATTACGAATTCAGACACCATCGAAACCGTCGTCAACGGCAAAGCGCATACCATTGAGAATGCATCCGACAAAACTCTTCTCCGCTTGTTGCGCGAAGATCTGGGATTACCAGGCACGAAAGAAGGTTGCGCGGAAGGCGAGTGCGGCGCGTGCGCGGTTTTTCTCGACGGCATCGCGGTGATGAGTTGTCTCGTGCCCGCGGCGCGCGCGCACGGCGCGGAGATCGTGACGATTGAAGGTTTGCCACGCGACGGAAAGCTACATCCGGTTCAACGCGCGTTCATCGAGACTGGCGCGGTGCAGTGCGGCTATTGCACGCCGGGTTTTATCATGAGCGGCGCGGCGCTGCTCGACGAAATTGCGCAGCCGACACGTGAGGAGATACAGCACGCGCTAACCGGCAATTTGTGCCGGTGCACCGGGTACTATAAAATCATCGAGGCGATAGAACAAGCGGCGACACAATAG
- a CDS encoding UTP--glucose-1-phosphate uridylyltransferase: MEINIAVVPVAGLGTRLLPATKSQPKEMLPVGRKPVVQYVVEELTRAGMRQMLFITGPGKASIENHFDVDDELIQTLRENGKEDLLEELEFERAPIQYFYTRQRQLLGLGHAVLCAREFVGNEPFVVALGDSIIGLHAQSDIVRRMTQVFSDNHADAVVAFEQVPSSEVHRYGIAKPKNDGDVFEIADVIEKPSPEEAPSNFAIAARYVFAPNIFDALARTKPGKGGEIQLTDAIRLVLQEGGRVFGLTLRDERRYDIGNYDAYFRAFVEFALADEKYGASLREHLKQIV, encoded by the coding sequence ATGGAGATCAACATTGCGGTCGTGCCCGTTGCCGGACTGGGCACGCGACTTTTGCCCGCGACCAAATCGCAGCCGAAGGAAATGTTGCCGGTCGGACGCAAGCCCGTCGTTCAGTACGTCGTCGAAGAATTGACGCGCGCGGGAATGCGGCAGATGCTGTTCATCACCGGTCCCGGCAAGGCGTCTATCGAAAATCATTTCGACGTGGACGACGAGTTGATTCAAACGTTGCGCGAAAACGGCAAAGAGGATTTGCTCGAAGAACTTGAATTCGAACGCGCGCCGATTCAGTATTTTTACACGCGCCAACGCCAACTGTTGGGGCTGGGTCACGCGGTCTTGTGTGCGCGCGAATTTGTCGGTAACGAACCGTTCGTCGTCGCGCTCGGCGATTCGATCATTGGCTTGCACGCGCAGAGCGACATTGTGCGGCGCATGACCCAGGTTTTCAGCGACAACCACGCCGACGCGGTCGTCGCGTTCGAGCAAGTGCCGAGCAGTGAAGTGCATCGTTATGGTATCGCGAAACCGAAAAACGACGGCGACGTATTCGAAATCGCGGACGTGATCGAGAAACCGAGTCCGGAAGAAGCGCCGAGCAATTTCGCGATTGCGGCGCGTTACGTTTTTGCGCCCAACATTTTCGACGCGCTCGCGCGCACCAAGCCAGGCAAGGGCGGCGAGATCCAACTGACCGACGCGATTCGCTTGGTGCTGCAAGAGGGCGGCAGGGTGTTCGGGCTGACGCTGCGCGACGAACGCCGGTACGACATCGGCAACTATGACGCGTACTTTCGCGCGTTCGTCGAATTTGCGCTCGCCGACGAAAAGTACGGCGCGTCGTTGCGCGAGCATTTGAAGCAAATCGTTTAA
- a CDS encoding DUF362 domain-containing protein, protein MLTRRDFLRRSILVTMGAALASCAPTPTPAPAPASTSVPAPINPPAPTATRAPATNAPAPTSAPVVTMTATPVPPSAVEPHLVVARGAVAATIARAAVDALGGMKKFVKTGNDVIIKPNICNSSYGPEYATTTNPDVIAELVKLCLEAGAKRVRVMDNGFSGSAVEGYKRSGIREAVEKAGGQMEIMSASKYANVALPNARDIKTWGVYQDILKADVVINVPIAKHHGSAQVTLAMKGLMGVIQDRNGIHLSLDQRIADLSTLIKPTLNIVDGIRVLTSHGPTGGRLDYVRQDNTIIASVDPVAADGYATQLFFKKKPESIGYIKYAAEMGLGSYDFAKLRVKEVTA, encoded by the coding sequence ATGCTAACTCGCCGCGATTTTCTACGCCGTTCGATTCTCGTGACGATGGGCGCCGCGCTCGCGTCGTGCGCGCCGACGCCGACGCCCGCGCCCGCGCCTGCCTCAACTTCCGTGCCAGCTCCGATCAACCCTCCCGCGCCAACTGCCACGCGTGCGCCAGCGACGAACGCGCCCGCGCCAACTTCTGCGCCGGTCGTAACGATGACTGCGACACCGGTGCCGCCCAGCGCGGTCGAGCCGCACCTCGTCGTCGCACGCGGCGCGGTCGCCGCGACGATTGCACGCGCGGCAGTGGATGCGCTTGGCGGGATGAAAAAATTCGTCAAGACCGGGAACGACGTCATCATCAAGCCAAACATTTGCAACTCGTCGTACGGACCCGAGTACGCGACGACGACGAATCCCGACGTCATCGCGGAACTTGTCAAGCTGTGTCTCGAAGCCGGCGCGAAACGCGTGCGCGTGATGGACAATGGATTTTCCGGCTCGGCAGTAGAGGGCTATAAACGCAGCGGCATTCGCGAGGCGGTCGAAAAAGCCGGCGGACAAATGGAAATTATGAGCGCGTCCAAATACGCGAATGTCGCGTTGCCCAATGCGCGCGACATCAAAACCTGGGGCGTGTATCAAGATATTTTGAAAGCCGATGTCGTCATCAACGTGCCGATTGCAAAACATCACGGCTCGGCGCAAGTCACGCTGGCGATGAAAGGATTGATGGGCGTGATCCAGGATCGCAACGGCATTCACCTCTCGCTCGATCAACGCATCGCCGATTTGAGTACGCTCATCAAGCCGACGTTGAATATCGTTGACGGCATTCGCGTGCTCACCTCGCACGGACCGACCGGCGGGCGGCTCGATTACGTTCGACAGGACAACACGATCATCGCGAGCGTTGACCCGGTTGCGGCGGATGGGTACGCGACCCAGTTATTCTTTAAGAAAAAACCGGAATCCATCGGTTACATCAAGTACGCGGCGGAGATGGGGCTGGGTAGTTACGATTTTGCGAAACTGCGCGTGAAGGAAGTGACGGCGTGA
- a CDS encoding HEAT repeat domain-containing protein, protein MRKIFLSSTAKDLQEYRDAVFAAIQACDDLHCVRMEDFGARAVMADEFCRAKVAECEVFVGIVGHYFGSSPKGSDKSYTQQEYDAAVETNKPRLMFIAPDDFPIPANLVENASKRKRQREFRARVNGVLRAEFRSPQDLATKVVTAIRNWEREQEQITMEQQREQYLAHVIGEWEKIRLIGFSHAGKVVDDPKLEQVFVPLRVESVASREPFEKGTEIEESPRTTSAALRRVLWRAINERDVTERKVGIAFALRVQRKAVVLGTPGAGKSTLLQWLALSFARGWHGAATAPVRDESRVPLRIVLREFARERSRRGAGYAVEDYLHDHYRARGQNFPSQFFCHFIERGECALLFDGMDEVGTAAQRIEMRDLIENLARAHPANRFIVTSRPKGYEAAPLDRREFYTFSILDFDDDAIRQFIENWYRAVEGKNEPEAKEGARLLSESLDANPNVKRLAVNPLMLTIIATIHRTERLPNQRVRLYDKCAESLLVKWDEVRGIGGAPIGEEEQRRRLEHIAYWMHSENIGDVERDELQRKLTRFLKPRYPDAADEASRFIDRLVERAGILVERSPDRFAFAHRTFQEYFAAMDIYNRYLDEEDPQIVHDAVMSHLHDPRWEEVSLLTMAKLKVKPTTKLLQAILSANSWGEGVLHRDLFFAARVLADDVMVERAVVERVVKELCDGLLHTHLREKLHREYIEILTWIARGENGGIATLILRDSHKRFLDSWCADWMNPLVARKEPETTQLLLDLTRPTNDEWVQRKAAEAWGHLGEKAQATQLLINLARTARSEFERLDVAQALGELGEKAQAAQLLLDQARTANNERMRQNAAEALGQLGEKSEVVVNGLLDLACTSSDLWVRRFAVRSLGQLGDKSQMVVDGLLDLVRTASDEDVRRLAAWSLGQLGEKSEAIVNGLLNLAVAPNSELVRYDAGRALGQLGEEAQAARLLLDLAHTTSVEWIRLSVVEALGEVGEKAQAAQLLLDLTRPASAEWVRQRAAKSLGKLGEEAQAVPLLLHLARTASNESVRQDAARSLGQLGGTTQAVPLLLDLALKARDGEVRRDAAQSLGELGEKTQSVLDGLLYLAQQDVRSDVQNAAYGALKQLLAQEELEK, encoded by the coding sequence ATGCGAAAAATTTTTCTGAGTTCAACCGCCAAAGATTTGCAGGAATATCGCGACGCGGTGTTCGCGGCGATTCAGGCGTGCGACGATTTGCATTGCGTCCGCATGGAGGATTTTGGCGCACGGGCGGTAATGGCAGATGAGTTTTGCCGCGCCAAAGTTGCTGAGTGCGAGGTGTTTGTTGGAATCGTCGGGCATTATTTTGGAAGCAGTCCGAAGGGTTCGGACAAGTCGTACACGCAACAAGAGTACGACGCGGCGGTTGAGACGAACAAGCCGCGCTTGATGTTCATCGCGCCCGACGATTTTCCAATTCCCGCGAATCTCGTCGAGAACGCATCGAAACGCAAACGACAGCGCGAATTCCGTGCGCGTGTCAATGGCGTGCTGCGCGCCGAATTCAGATCGCCGCAGGATTTGGCGACGAAAGTTGTCACCGCGATTCGCAATTGGGAACGCGAGCAAGAACAGATCACAATGGAACAGCAGCGCGAGCAATATCTCGCGCACGTCATCGGCGAGTGGGAAAAGATTCGCCTGATTGGTTTTTCGCACGCGGGCAAGGTGGTTGACGACCCAAAACTGGAGCAGGTGTTTGTGCCGCTGCGCGTGGAGAGCGTCGCGAGCAGGGAACCGTTCGAGAAAGGGACAGAAATCGAGGAGTCCCCGAGAACAACATCTGCGGCGTTGCGACGGGTTCTTTGGAGAGCGATTAATGAACGTGATGTGACAGAGCGAAAAGTTGGCATAGCCTTCGCGTTACGGGTCCAGCGGAAAGCGGTTGTGCTGGGCACGCCTGGCGCGGGCAAGTCCACGCTGTTGCAGTGGCTCGCGCTTTCGTTTGCGCGCGGATGGCACGGTGCGGCGACCGCGCCCGTACGCGACGAATCGCGCGTGCCGTTGCGAATCGTGCTGCGAGAATTCGCGCGGGAACGCAGTCGGCGGGGCGCGGGATATGCAGTTGAAGATTATTTGCACGACCACTATCGCGCGCGCGGGCAGAATTTTCCGTCGCAATTCTTTTGCCATTTCATCGAGCGCGGAGAGTGCGCGCTGTTGTTCGACGGGATGGACGAGGTCGGCACTGCCGCCCAGAGAATCGAGATGCGCGACCTCATCGAGAATCTGGCGCGCGCGCATCCTGCCAATCGTTTCATCGTCACATCGCGTCCGAAAGGATACGAAGCCGCCCCGCTCGACCGCCGCGAGTTTTACACGTTCAGCATCTTGGATTTCGACGACGACGCGATTCGCCAATTCATCGAGAACTGGTATCGCGCGGTCGAGGGGAAGAACGAACCCGAAGCGAAAGAGGGCGCGCGGCTTTTGTCGGAATCGCTGGACGCGAATCCGAACGTCAAGCGACTCGCGGTCAATCCGCTGATGCTCACGATTATCGCGACCATCCATCGCACGGAACGATTGCCGAATCAGCGCGTCAGGTTGTACGACAAATGCGCCGAATCGCTCCTGGTGAAATGGGACGAGGTGCGCGGCATCGGCGGCGCGCCAATCGGGGAAGAAGAACAGCGGCGACGCTTGGAACACATCGCGTATTGGATGCACAGCGAGAACATCGGCGATGTGGAACGCGACGAGTTGCAGCGCAAGTTGACCCGATTCTTGAAACCGCGCTATCCCGACGCGGCGGATGAAGCATCGCGATTCATTGACCGATTGGTGGAGCGCGCGGGCATTCTGGTCGAGCGCAGTCCCGACCGCTTTGCGTTTGCGCATCGCACCTTTCAGGAATATTTTGCGGCGATGGACATTTACAATCGCTATCTGGACGAAGAAGACCCGCAGATTGTCCACGACGCCGTGATGTCGCACCTGCACGACCCGCGCTGGGAAGAAGTGAGCTTGCTGACGATGGCGAAACTCAAGGTCAAGCCCACGACGAAATTGCTGCAAGCCATCTTGAGCGCGAACAGTTGGGGCGAAGGCGTTTTGCATCGCGACCTTTTCTTTGCCGCGCGCGTTCTTGCCGATGACGTGATGGTCGAGCGCGCGGTGGTGGAGCGCGTGGTGAAAGAGTTGTGCGATGGTTTGTTACACACTCATTTGCGCGAGAAACTTCATAGGGAGTACATTGAAATCCTGACTTGGATTGCTAGAGGCGAAAATGGTGGTATTGCAACGTTGATTCTGAGGGATTCGCACAAGAGATTTTTGGATAGTTGGTGTGCCGATTGGATGAATCCATTAGTGGCAAGAAAAGAACCCGAGACGACACAACTGTTACTCGACTTGACGCGCCCCACGAATGATGAATGGGTACAGCGGAAGGCGGCTGAAGCGTGGGGGCATTTGGGCGAGAAAGCGCAAGCGACACAACTGCTAATCAACCTAGCGCGCACGGCGCGTTCTGAATTTGAACGGCTGGATGTGGCTCAAGCATTGGGAGAACTGGGCGAGAAAGCGCAAGCGGCACAATTGCTACTCGACCAGGCGCGCACAGCGAATAATGAGAGGATGCGGCAAAATGCGGCTGAAGCATTGGGGCAGTTGGGCGAGAAGAGCGAAGTGGTTGTCAACGGACTACTCGATTTAGCGTGCACATCAAGCGACTTATGGGTGCGGCGGTTTGCGGTTCGGTCATTGGGGCAGTTAGGCGATAAGAGCCAAATGGTTGTTGACGGATTACTCGACTTGGTTCGCACGGCGAGTGACGAAGATGTGCGACGACTTGCGGCTTGGTCATTGGGACAGCTAGGTGAGAAGAGCGAAGCGATTGTCAACGGATTACTCAACTTGGCAGTCGCGCCAAATAGCGAATTGGTGCGCTACGATGCGGGCCGAGCGTTGGGACAGTTGGGCGAGGAGGCGCAGGCAGCACGACTGCTACTTGACCTAGCACACACGACGAGTGTTGAATGGATACGGCTGTCGGTGGTTGAAGCATTGGGAGAGGTGGGTGAGAAAGCGCAAGCAGCACAACTGTTACTCGATTTGACGCGCCCTGCAAGTGCTGAATGGGTGCGGCAACGTGCGGCTAAATCATTGGGGAAATTGGGGGAGGAAGCACAGGCGGTACCACTGCTACTCCACTTGGCGCGCACGGCAAGTAACGAATCAGTGCGACAGGACGCGGCTCGGTCGTTGGGGCAGTTGGGCGGGACAACGCAAGCAGTACCCTTGTTACTCGACTTGGCGCTCAAGGCGAGGGATGGAGAGGTACGACGGGACGCGGCTCAATCGTTGGGAGAGTTGGGCGAAAAGACGCAGAGTGTTCTGGATGGCTTACTGTACCTGGCACAGCAGGATGTGAGATCGGACGTGCAAAATGCGGCGTATGGGGCGTTGAAGCAATTGCTGGCGCAGGAAGAATTGGAGAAATAG